The Pseudomonas sp. FP198 genomic interval GAACGGCGCCGGGCCCTGGCGGTGTGGGAACGTCTGCTGGGCATTCCGCTGGCGTTGCAGACATTCAGCCAGACCGACCTCGACCTGGGCCAGCGCACCCGGGTATTGCGCGGGCAGGTCCTGGTGGAGCAGATCGGGCCGCATGCGGCGAAGGTGTATCGGCTGGTCAGCGATGGCGAGCAGTTGACCCTGGTCGGGGAGGTTCGCCAGATCAGCGAGCAACTGGCCCGGGCAACCATTTACCTGCTGGCCGACGAACTGGTGCGCTATCCGGTGGCCGAGCAACCCGAGCGCTTGGCGCAACTCAAGCAGGAAAAAGGCTTCGGTTTCGACCTGCGCCTGATGACCGTCGAACAGGCGGACATGGACGACGACCAGCGCCGGCGGGTGGCCGAGGGCGACACGGTGATGGCCCTGGGCAAGGGCGCCGACTCGATCCGGGTGTTCGCCGGCATGGTGGGGACGCCGTGGGTGCTGGAAATCGGCCCGCTGTACCAGATGAATCCGTACCCGCCCGAGTGGCTGGTGCTGATTGCCGCGCTCGGATTGAGCCTGATCGGCCTGATCGTCTATCTGCTGGTGCGCCAGCTGGAGCGGCGCCTGCGTGGCCTGGAGTCGGCCGCGACCCAGATCGCCCAGGGCAGTCTGGAGACCCGCGTACCCGCTCGGGGGGCTGACTCGGTCGGGCGCCTGGCCGCAGCGTTCAATGGCATGGCCGAGCACTTGCAGCAACTGCTGGCGATCCAGCGCGAGTTGGTGCGCGCGGTGTCCCATGAACTGCGTACACCGGTGGCGCGCCTGCGCTTCGGCCTGGAAATGCTCGGCAGCGCCAGCACGCCCGAGGCCCGGGACAAGTACTTGGCCGGCATGGATCACGACATCGAAGACCTGGATCGGCTGGTGGACGAGATGCTGACGTATGCGCGGCTGGAGCAAGGGTCGCCGGCGTTGAATTTTCAACGGGTCGACCTGGATGCGCTGGTCAACCAGGTCATCGAAGAACTGGGCCCGTTGCGCGCCGGGATTACCGTAGAGCGCGGCCTGTGCCTGTCCGCCGCCGATTGCGACGGCGCCTGGGTCGAGGCCGAGCCACGCTTTTTACATCGGGCGTTGCAGAATCTGGTGGGCAATGCCATGCGCCACGCCAGATCCCAGGTGACCGTCAGTTACCAGGTCGGCCAGTTGCGCTGTCGGGTCGACGTCGAGGATGACGGCCCGGGCGTACCGGAGGCGGCCTGGGAGCGGGTGTTCAAGCCCTTCCTGCGCCTGGACGACAGCCGCGCACGCGCGTCGGGCGGCCATGGGCTGGGGCTGTCGATTGTGCGGCGGATCATCCACTGGCACGACGGCCGGGCGCTGATCGGCAAGAGCAAGCGCCTGGGCGGGGCGTGTTTCAGCTTGAGCTGGCCGAGGCATCAGGATCGGTCTTGAGAGCGGCGGTGTCCATGCCGGCCTCTTCGCGAGCAGGCTCGCTCCCACATTATGAAATGCGTTCCAGCTGTGGGAGCGAGCCTGCTCGCGAAGGCGGCATCCTGGCCAATACAACTCTCAGGCCTTGACGCCCACCAGGCTCAACAACTGCCCATCCTTCAACTCAAACTGCCCCTGCAGCTCACTGCCATGGCGCCACTCGGTCGACAGATCGGTCAATAACCGCAGCCGCGCTTGTCCGTCGTGGGACCACTCGACTATTTCGGCGTGCTCGAAGTAGAAACGCTGCCCGACGATCGGGTACAGCGCCTTGAACAGGCTTTCTTTCATCGAAAAAGTCAGGGTGACCAGTAATGCGCGGTCATCCTGCGGCGCGGTGGCCATGCGCAGCAGTTCCGCCGGGGTGAGGATTTCAGCGGCCAGGCGCTCGGCGCGTTCGGGGTCGAGGAGGTTTTCCAGATCCATGCCCAGCCCTTGCCAATCCCGCTTTTGCGCGACGATTGCCGCTGCCCGGCCGGTGCTGTGGGTGATCGAGCCGCTGACATGGGCCGGCCACACCGGGGCGCGGTCTTCGCCGATGGCCGGCACGCCGGCATGGCCGTCGAGCCGCAGCAATGCCGCCCGGGCACAGATCCGCCCGGCGAGAAACTCCGCCTGACGCTTGGCTACCGAGCGCCGGATGCTCGCCGGAGGCTCGATGGCGCTGTTGGGGAAATCCTCAGCGACAAGCAACAGCGGATCGAAGCGAGTACTGAGCAGCACCGTATCGGGCAGGGCGTCGGGCAGCAGCCAGTGGTCATCCAGGGGCGAACAGCAGGCGGGCAGGGCAGGGAGTGGGTTCATGCCGGGCATTTTGCCGGGTTGGCTTGCGCCTGGGTAGTGGTGGGGCTGTGAGCGAGGAGGCTTTTGTGGCGAGGGAGCTTGCTCCCGCTGGGCCGCGCTGGCGCTCCAGCGCGAAGCGGCCCTGAAATCTTGCGGTCGCTGCGCAACCGAGCGGGAGCGAGCTCCCTCGCCACGAGGGTTTCAACTGAAAGAGCCGCTGTCAGTTGAAAATCTTCTTGAAGAACTTCTGCATATCCGCCCAGGACTTCTCGTCAGCTTCCTTGTTGTAGGCGATGTCCGGCCCACCATGTTCGCCATGGCTCAGGCGGTCGGCGTCGGGGTTGCTGAAGCCGTGCTTGGCGCCTTCCAGGCTGACAAACTTGTAGTCGGCGCCGGCCTTGTCCATTTCGCTCTTGAACGCGGTGACGTTGTCTTCGGTGACCATGCTGTCCAGCGCGCCGTGTTCCACCAGGATCCTGGCCTTGACGCTGCCGGGGGTGGCCGGCGTGTTGGTGACCAGCGCGCCGTGGAAACTCACCACGCCGGCCAGTGGAACGCCTTGGCGCGCCGCGTCCAGCACCACCTTGCCGCCGAAGCAGTAGCCGATGGCGGCGAGTTTGTCCGGGTCGGTATGCGGTTGTTTCTTCAACAGGTCGAGGCCGGCCTGGAAGCGCGCGCTGGCCGCCTTGCCGTCCTTGAGCGCGGCCTGCATGAAGGCCAGGGCGTCTTTCGGATGCTCGGTGTTCTTGCCGTCGCCGTACATGTCGATGGCCAGGGCGCTGTAGCCCAGGCCGGCGAGGTCACGGGCGCGGCGCTTGGCATAGTCGTTCAGGCCCCACCATTCATGCACCACCACCACGCCGGGGCGCGGGCCTTTGACCGCGTCATCATAGGCGTAATAGCCGATCAGCTTCGTGCCGTCGGCACTGGTGTAGGGAATCTCCTGGGTCTGGATGGCGGCGTGGCTGACGCCGCTCAAGGCCAGAAGTACAACAGCAAGCAACCTGCGCATGATCGATCTCCTTAAAAGTTTGTTGGAACAGACTAGCCGATTCATTCAGCCCAGGTTCAGAGAACGTTCAAGAGGGGTTCAGGGACCCCTGGATATCGTGGCTGCGACTTCACACAACCACCGCATCAAAAGGTACCTGACCATGACTGCTATGAAAAAACTGCTGCTGGCCTTCACCGTGCTGGGCGCCAGCGCCTTGGCCCATGCCGATGACAACTTCGCCGGCCTGACCCTCGGCCAGACCAGCGACAAGGTCAAGAAATCCAATGCCCTGGACAGCGCGCTGAACAACCCCAACGCCGACGGTATCATCGGCAAGGACACCACCTACGGCCTGCGCCTGGGTCGGCAGAATGACCAGGGCCGCTACTACGCCACCTACGACAACGTATCGGGCAGCCACAACGGAATCAAGCTGCGCCAGGAGAACCTGCTGGGCAGCTACGATCTGTTCTATCCGGTGACCGCCAGCACCAAATTGTTCGGAGGTGGCACGGCGGGCCTGACCAAGTTGACCCAGGATTCACCAGGCTTCAGCCGCGACAGCGATATCGGCTATGCCGTTGGCCTGCAAGGCGGCGTGCTGCAGCAGATTTCGCAAAACACCTCGGTGGAACTGGGTTACCGTTACCTGCGCAGCAATGCCAGCACCGAGATGAGCCCGCGCGATGGCGCCAAGGTGGGGTCGCTGGACCTGACCAGCAGCGCCCAGACCTACCTGTCCGCCAACTATACGTTCTAGGCGGCAGGGTAATGATGGGATGCAGCCGGATCGGCGCTTACGATCCGGCGCCTTTGGTTGGAAATTGGTTGTTTGATTCGCCTGGGAGAGGCCCATGAAACTATTGGTTGTCGAAGACGAAGCGTTGTTGCGCCACCATTTGCAAACCCGTCTCACCGACAGCGGCCATGTGGTCCAGGCCGTGGCCAATGCCGAGGAAGCCTTGTACCAGGTCCGCGAATTCAATCACGACCTGGCGGTGATCGACCTGGGCTTGCCGGGCATCAGCGGCCTGGAACTGATTCGCCGGTTGCGCTCGCAGGACAAGACCTTCCCGATCCTGATCCTGACCGCCCGCGGCAACTGGCAGGACAAAGTCGAAGGCCTGGCTGCCGGGGCCGATGACTACGTGGTGAAGCCGTTTCAGTTCGAAGAGCTCGAAGCCCGGCTGAATGCCCTGCTGCGTCGCTCCAGCGGTTTCACCCAATCGACCATCGTGGCCGGTCCGTTGTTGCTCGACCTCAACCGCAAGCAGGCGTCCCTCGGTGACGAGCCGCTGGCCTTGACCGCCTACGAATACCGCATCCTCGAATACTTGATGCGCCATCACCAGCAGGTGGTCGCCAAGGATCGCCTGATGGAGCAGCTTTACCCCGATGACGACGAGCGCGATCCCAATGTGATCGAAGTGCTGGTCGGGCGCCTGCGCCGCAAGCTGGAGGCGCCGGCCGGGTTCAAGCCGATCGATACCGTGCGTGGCCTGGGTTACCTGTTCAACGAGCGCTGCCAGTGATTCGTTCGCTGCGGTTGCGGTTGATGCTGGCCGCGATGACGTTGGCCGTGCTGTTCATGCTGGCGCTGCTGCCGGCGATGCAGGGCGCCTTCAGCCTGGCCTTGCAGGAATCCATCGAGCAGCGCCTGGCTTCGGACGTGACCACGCTGATCTCCGCCGCCCGGGTCGAAAACAATCGCCTGAAGATGCCGGCGCAATTGCCCGATGAGCGCTTCAACCTCGCCGATGCGCGCCTGCTGGGCTACATCTATGATCGCGAAGGCCGGTTGGTCTGGCGTTCGAAGGCGACCCAGGAAGAACACATCAACTACGCGCCGCGCTACGACGGGCTGGGCAACCAGTTTGCGCGCATCCGCGAGGACAACGGCCAGGAGTTCTTCGTCTACGACGTCGAGGTCAAGCTGCTCGGGGGCCAGAGCGCGGCGTTCAGCATCGTCACCCTGCAGCCGGTGCACGATTACGAAATGACGCTGCAAGGCCTGCGAGAAAACCTTTACCTGGGGTTCGGCGCCGCGCTGGCGGTGCTGCTGGCGCTGTTGTGGATCGGCCTGACCTGGGGCTTGCGGGCGCTGCGGCGCCTGAGCCAGGAATTGGACGAAATCGAAACCGGCACCCGCGAAAGCCTCAGCACCGCGCATCCCCGCGAGCTGCTGCGCCTGACCGGCTCGCTCAACCGCCTGCTGCACAGCGAACGTGAGCAGCGCAGCCGTTA includes:
- a CDS encoding dienelactone hydrolase family protein; protein product: MRRLLAVVLLALSGVSHAAIQTQEIPYTSADGTKLIGYYAYDDAVKGPRPGVVVVHEWWGLNDYAKRRARDLAGLGYSALAIDMYGDGKNTEHPKDALAFMQAALKDGKAASARFQAGLDLLKKQPHTDPDKLAAIGYCFGGKVVLDAARQGVPLAGVVSFHGALVTNTPATPGSVKARILVEHGALDSMVTEDNVTAFKSEMDKAGADYKFVSLEGAKHGFSNPDADRLSHGEHGGPDIAYNKEADEKSWADMQKFFKKIFN
- a CDS encoding ATP-binding protein — translated: MIRSLRLRLMLAAMTLAVLFMLALLPAMQGAFSLALQESIEQRLASDVTTLISAARVENNRLKMPAQLPDERFNLADARLLGYIYDREGRLVWRSKATQEEHINYAPRYDGLGNQFARIREDNGQEFFVYDVEVKLLGGQSAAFSIVTLQPVHDYEMTLQGLRENLYLGFGAALAVLLALLWIGLTWGLRALRRLSQELDEIETGTRESLSTAHPRELLRLTGSLNRLLHSEREQRSRYRDSLDDLAHSLKTPLAVLQGVSEDMARRPEDRGQAWVLQTQIERMSQQIGYQLQRASLRKSGLVRHQVPLRPVLQSLCDTLDKVYRDKRVQVEFDLPEDCQVPIEQGALLEMLGNLLENAYRLCLGHVRVSVHQTLGGTELSIEDDGPGVPPDQRARILQRGERLDRQHPGQGIGLAVVKDIIESYGARLTLADSELGGAAFRIHFPVV
- a CDS encoding response regulator, which codes for MKLLVVEDEALLRHHLQTRLTDSGHVVQAVANAEEALYQVREFNHDLAVIDLGLPGISGLELIRRLRSQDKTFPILILTARGNWQDKVEGLAAGADDYVVKPFQFEELEARLNALLRRSSGFTQSTIVAGPLLLDLNRKQASLGDEPLALTAYEYRILEYLMRHHQQVVAKDRLMEQLYPDDDERDPNVIEVLVGRLRRKLEAPAGFKPIDTVRGLGYLFNERCQ
- a CDS encoding 4'-phosphopantetheinyl transferase, with translation MNPLPALPACCSPLDDHWLLPDALPDTVLLSTRFDPLLLVAEDFPNSAIEPPASIRRSVAKRQAEFLAGRICARAALLRLDGHAGVPAIGEDRAPVWPAHVSGSITHSTGRAAAIVAQKRDWQGLGMDLENLLDPERAERLAAEILTPAELLRMATAPQDDRALLVTLTFSMKESLFKALYPIVGQRFYFEHAEIVEWSHDGQARLRLLTDLSTEWRHGSELQGQFELKDGQLLSLVGVKA
- a CDS encoding ATP-binding protein; its protein translation is MNSIFLRIYGGMCAALVLVAVLGVLALHLLNQTRGEQYRERLAHGTFSLMADNLRPMNDTERRRALAVWERLLGIPLALQTFSQTDLDLGQRTRVLRGQVLVEQIGPHAAKVYRLVSDGEQLTLVGEVRQISEQLARATIYLLADELVRYPVAEQPERLAQLKQEKGFGFDLRLMTVEQADMDDDQRRRVAEGDTVMALGKGADSIRVFAGMVGTPWVLEIGPLYQMNPYPPEWLVLIAALGLSLIGLIVYLLVRQLERRLRGLESAATQIAQGSLETRVPARGADSVGRLAAAFNGMAEHLQQLLAIQRELVRAVSHELRTPVARLRFGLEMLGSASTPEARDKYLAGMDHDIEDLDRLVDEMLTYARLEQGSPALNFQRVDLDALVNQVIEELGPLRAGITVERGLCLSAADCDGAWVEAEPRFLHRALQNLVGNAMRHARSQVTVSYQVGQLRCRVDVEDDGPGVPEAAWERVFKPFLRLDDSRARASGGHGLGLSIVRRIIHWHDGRALIGKSKRLGGACFSLSWPRHQDRS